From Bradysia coprophila strain Holo2 chromosome IV unlocalized genomic scaffold, BU_Bcop_v1 contig_5, whole genome shotgun sequence, one genomic window encodes:
- the LOC119071943 gene encoding uncharacterized protein LOC119071943 isoform X2, translated as MRNHNWLSILFICGVIYNTCALSIDCGEFYDDETISRTWGYVYYSCNGTVMTNADNNRTLELFGFHLYGRNSSYTDRFALNNQNLTSFTTSFEKFFPFLRIIDFSFNYIESVTNNHLQPHKRLNSLILKHNRISSLDSNLFDGLNQLIEVKLNDNNIKHVGYDIKLPSYVYMDNNPCTPTCCNTVNRDTLISEFLRNQCPPLQSTIEHSVGFPHGVETSNAVDHTQEKDEQPATEEPGIETKPPSLGEVIHCSIAVIHRPNEPLGRRCTEIINEMKSTSKYQT; from the exons ATGCG GAACCACAACTGGTTGTCGATCTTGTTCATTTGCGGTGTCATCTACAACACCTGTGCTTTATCCATTGATTGTGGTGAATTTTATGACGACGAAACCATTTCAAGAACATGGGGATATGTCTACTATTCATGCAATGGAACCGTAATGACTAACGCCGATAACAATCGAACGTTGGAATTATTTGGATTCCATTTATATGGCCGGAACAGTAGCTATACTGATCGTTTCGCATTGAATAATCAGAATTTGACATCATTTACGACCAGTTTCGAGAAATTCTTTCCATTTCTCCGGATCATAgacttttcattcaattacaTCGAGAGCGTGACGAATAATCATTTGCAGCCACACAAGCGTCTGAACTCACTCATCCTCAAACATAATAGAATTTCTTCTCTCGACAGTAATCTGTTTGATGGCTTGAATCAGTTAATTGAAGTCAAACTGAACGATAATAACATAAAGCACGTCGGCTATGACATCAAATTACCTTCTTACGTTTATATGGATAACAATCCTTGCACCCCGACATGTTGCAACACCGTGAATAGGGACACATTGATTTCAGAATTTCTGCGTAATCAGTGTCCTCCATTACAATCCACAATAGAGCATTCGGTTGGTTTTCCTCACGGTGTCGAGACTAGCAATGCTGTAGACCATACACAAGAAAAGGATGAGCAACCAGCGACTGAGGAACCGGGAATAGAAACAAAACCACCATCACTTGGAGAAGTCATTCATTGTTCCATAGCGGTGATACACAGACCTAATGAACCACTGGGGAGAAGGTGTACCGAAATCATTAACGAAATGAAGTCAACGTCCAAATATCAAACATAA
- the LOC119071943 gene encoding uncharacterized protein LOC119071943 isoform X1 has product MRYCVLLKMNHNWLSILFICGVIYNTCALSIDCGEFYDDETISRTWGYVYYSCNGTVMTNADNNRTLELFGFHLYGRNSSYTDRFALNNQNLTSFTTSFEKFFPFLRIIDFSFNYIESVTNNHLQPHKRLNSLILKHNRISSLDSNLFDGLNQLIEVKLNDNNIKHVGYDIKLPSYVYMDNNPCTPTCCNTVNRDTLISEFLRNQCPPLQSTIEHSVGFPHGVETSNAVDHTQEKDEQPATEEPGIETKPPSLGEVIHCSIAVIHRPNEPLGRRCTEIINEMKSTSKYQT; this is encoded by the exons ATGCGGTATTgtgttttgttaaaaat GAACCACAACTGGTTGTCGATCTTGTTCATTTGCGGTGTCATCTACAACACCTGTGCTTTATCCATTGATTGTGGTGAATTTTATGACGACGAAACCATTTCAAGAACATGGGGATATGTCTACTATTCATGCAATGGAACCGTAATGACTAACGCCGATAACAATCGAACGTTGGAATTATTTGGATTCCATTTATATGGCCGGAACAGTAGCTATACTGATCGTTTCGCATTGAATAATCAGAATTTGACATCATTTACGACCAGTTTCGAGAAATTCTTTCCATTTCTCCGGATCATAgacttttcattcaattacaTCGAGAGCGTGACGAATAATCATTTGCAGCCACACAAGCGTCTGAACTCACTCATCCTCAAACATAATAGAATTTCTTCTCTCGACAGTAATCTGTTTGATGGCTTGAATCAGTTAATTGAAGTCAAACTGAACGATAATAACATAAAGCACGTCGGCTATGACATCAAATTACCTTCTTACGTTTATATGGATAACAATCCTTGCACCCCGACATGTTGCAACACCGTGAATAGGGACACATTGATTTCAGAATTTCTGCGTAATCAGTGTCCTCCATTACAATCCACAATAGAGCATTCGGTTGGTTTTCCTCACGGTGTCGAGACTAGCAATGCTGTAGACCATACACAAGAAAAGGATGAGCAACCAGCGACTGAGGAACCGGGAATAGAAACAAAACCACCATCACTTGGAGAAGTCATTCATTGTTCCATAGCGGTGATACACAGACCTAATGAACCACTGGGGAGAAGGTGTACCGAAATCATTAACGAAATGAAGTCAACGTCCAAATATCAAACATAA